Proteins encoded by one window of Anopheles maculipalpis chromosome 2RL, idAnoMacuDA_375_x, whole genome shotgun sequence:
- the LOC126567820 gene encoding serine-aspartate repeat-containing protein I-like gives MEEKPLFEGKHCLSLKCVLFLFYGGLGCIYPFLQTNMAQKGFAYNEIYSISVIIPLTALLGPIVFALLVDKWAIGNAFAYGKRLRILTAVTIIASMVLYVLLMFAVSRTPPPEMCAPQASFLCNRKGAFIVQEKCSENGICHDWPAEKTGMLNLENCTYSCQKENQFESTCYSRHAKSAQMAAWLREQEDAQDDDEGAVLDLGSGQGTIERDSDGDGIPDNLDTDDDNDGIPDTRDPDSSNDLDGDGIPNELDPDDDNDGIPDDKDDDDDNDGIPDDQDVDDDNDGIPDTLEGKAKSNDLDGDGIPNDQDPDDDNDGIPDTEDDDDDNDGIPDDQDLDDDNDGVPDALEGKAKTNDLDGDGIPDDQDTDDDNDGIPDTEDDDDDNDGIPDAEDVDDDNDGIPDVLESTPRSNDLDGDGIPNELDDDDDNDGIPDAEDTDDDNDGIADDQDVDDDNDGIPDALEGKAKFNDLDGDGIPNDQDTDDDNDGIPDAEDKDDDNDGIPDDQDADDDNDGVPDAKDRANANDLDGDGVPDAEDDDDDNDGIPDAEDPDDDNDGIPDTEDPDDDNDGIPDELEGKPVTHDLDGDGIPDDEDPDDDNDGIPDTEDDDDDNDGIPDSEDVDDDNDGILDVHDQGQRNKNDLDGDGVPNDEDPDDDNDGIPDDQDSDDDNDGIPDAEDDDDDNDGVPDSQETVIVPTAIVCADADEEDEICHTYSEGVIQVKATFDAHNEKDEGDECNYPLDGFRCPLDKAWVKAQPAGCKPVVQCDIADPYEDSESLLYGTTCDGDEDNDGDDDEGDSTFYYYLSIRSLLDFFLLSGLTLLNTIIVIVTRDRLTSGVADFGRQLVWGAVGWIIFFNDDYEQPYMLFVLLYTTAAVILLSPLKMDLSPAEEWWQLRTVPQKFVSVPACRKYFQRCWLPFLVAIGLGSLWSVIDSIDESHMTNLPTTDADDGDDPKQQSTVFQTLVRTVLLAGDLLAIPVLIYSRRIIEVFGTCKILVGAFLSLVLRFILLAILDYSLWDVVEDWLLPTTLGLTWVTLVLHFRELLPRKVSALAQALPVIAHFGFGRFFGALIGIEHHYHRLENDYEIIAGVLFGLTIISVVLYRYREIVLNYLGQYIPALKPGQANGAASKTKGETNV, from the exons ATGGAGGAAAAGCCACTGTTTGAGGGCAAACACTGCCTCTCGCTAAAATGTGTCCTGTTCCTATTCTACGGAG GCTTGGGATGCATCTATCCCTTCCTTCAAACGAACATGGCCCAGAAGGGCTTCGCGTACAATGAGATCTACTCGATATCGGTAATAATTCCACTAACGGCACTGCTCGGTCCGATCGTCTTTGCACTGCTGGTTGACAAGTGGGCCATCGGGAATGCGTTTGCCTATGGTAAACGGTTGCGTATCCTTACCGCCGTCACGATTATCGCTTCGATGGTGCTGTACGTGCTGCTGATGTTCGCTGTCAGCAGGACTCCACCACCGGAGATGTGTGCACCGCAGGCCAGCTTCTTGTGCAATCGTAAGGGAGCGTTCATCGTGCAGGAGAAATGTTCGGAGAATGGTATCTGTCACGATTGGCCGGCAGAGAAG acGGGAATGTTAAACTTGGAGAACTGTACCTACAGCTGTCAGAAGGAGAACCAGTTCGAGAGCACGTGCTACAGTCGACATGCCAAATCGGCCCAGATGGCGGCCTGGTTGCGTGAGCAGGAAGACGCccaggatgatgatgagggtGCGGTGCTAGATTTGGGCAGTGGACAGGGTACGATCGAGCGTGATTCGGATGGTGATGGAATACCGGACAATCTCGATACGGATGATGATAACGACGGTATTCCTGATACGCGTGATCCTGACTCGAGCAACGATCTGGATGGTGACGGAATTCCGAACGAGCTGGATCCTGATGATGACAACGATGGTATACCGGATGacaaggatgatgatgatgacaatgATGGAATTCCGGATGATCAGGATgtggatgatgataatgatggtaTTCCGGACACGTTGGAGGGTAAGGCCAAGTCGAACGATCTGGATGGAGATGGTATTCCGAACGATCAGGATCCTGATGATGATAACGATGGAATTCCGGACACggaggacgatgatgatgataatgatggaaTTCCAGATGATCAGGATctggatgatgataatgatggtgTGCCGGATGCGCTGGAAGGCAAAGCTAAGACCAACGATCTCGATGGAGATGGTATTCCGGACGATCAGGATacggatgatgataatgatggtaTTCCTGACACggaggacgatgatgatgataatgacggAATCCCGGATGCCGaggatgttgatgatgacaaCGATGGTATTCCGGACGTACTAGAAAGCACGCCTCGTTCGAATGATCTGGACGGTGATGGCATTCCCAACGAgctggacgatgatgatgacaacgATGGAATTCCGGACGCAGAGGACACAGATGATGATAACGATGGCATCGCGGACGATCAGgacgttgatgatgataacgATGGTATTCCGGATGCGCTAGAGGGCAAAGCCAAGTTTAACGATCTTGACGGCGATGGCATTCCGAATGATCAGGATACGGACGATGATAACGATGGAATTCCGGATGCAGAGGATaaggatgatgataatgatggtaTTCCGGATGATCAGGACGCCGATGACGATAACGATGGAGTCCCGGACGCTAAAGATCGCGCCAATGCAAACGATCTCGATGGAGATGGTGTGCCGGATGcggaagacgatgatgatgataatgacggCATTCCCGATGCGGAAGACCCTGACGATGACAACGATGGCATCCCAGATACGGAAGATCcagatgatgataatgatggcaTACCGGACGAACTGGAAGGAAAGCCGGTGACCCACGATCTCGATGGAGATGGTATTCCGGATGATGAAGATCCggacgatgataatgatgggATTCCGGACAcggaagacgatgatgatgacaatgATGGCATTCCGGACTCGGAGGATGTGGATGATGATAACGATGGTATACTGGATGTGCATGATCAGGGTCAGCGCAACAAGAACGATCTCGATGGGGATGGTGTCCCGAACGACGAGGATCCGGATGATGATAACGATGGAATTCCAGACGATCAGGACAGTGATGATGATAACGATGGCATACCGGATGCggaggatgacgatgatgataatgatggcgTTCCGGACAGTCAGGAAACGGTGATCGTACCGACCGCAATCGTGTGTGCGGATGCCGATGAGGAGGACGAGATCTGTCACACGTACAGTGAGGGTGTTATTCAGGTGAAAGCTACCTTTGACGCGCACAACGAGAAGGACGAAGGAGATGAGTGCAACTATCCTTTGG ATGGTTTCCGTTGTCCATTGGATAAGGCCTGGGTTAAGGCACAGCCGGCAGGATGTAAACCCGTGGTGCAGTGTGATATTGCTGACCCTTACGAGGACTCAGAGAGTCTGCTGTACGGCACAACTTGCGATGGT GACGAAGATaacgatggcgatgatgacgaGGGTGACTCCACCTTCTACTACTACCTCTCTATCCGTTCCCTGCTCGATTTCTTCCTGCTCAGTGGACTAACGCTTCTCAACACGATCATCGTCATTGTAACGCGCGATCGCTTGACATCCGGCGTTGCCGATTTCGGTCGACAGCTTGTCTGGGGTGCGGTCGGTTGGATCATCTTCTTCAACGATGATTACGAGCAACCGTATATGCTGTTCGTACTGCTCTACACCACTGCCGCCGTCATCCTGCTCAGCCCACTCAAGATGGACCTGTCTCCGGCTGAAGAGTGGTGGCAGCTGCGCACGGTGCCACAGAAGTTTGTGTCTGTACCGGCTTGCCGCAAATACTTCCAGCGCTGCTGGCTTCCGTTCCTGGTTGCGATCGGTCTCGGCTCGCTCTGGAGTGtgatcgattcgatcgatgAATCGCACATGACCAACCTGCCCACCACCGACGCCGACGATGGCGATGATCCAAAGCAGCAGTCGACCGTGTTCCAGACACTCGTACGAACAGTACTTCTTGCAGGAGATCTTCTCGCCATCCCGGTACTGATCTACTCGCGTCGTATCATCGAAGTGTTCGGAACGTGCAAGATCCTGGTCGGTGCGTTCCTATCGCTCGTTCTCCGCTTCATCCTGCTGGCCATTTTGGATTACTCGCTGTGGGACGTTGTGGAGGACTGGTTGCTGCCCACTACGCTCGGACTTACCTGGGTTACTCTGGTGCTGCACTTCCGCGAGCTACTGCCCCGTAAAGTGTCCGCCCTTGCACAAGCACTGCCCGTGATAGCACACTTCGGATTTGGACGCTTCTTTGGGGCGCTGATCGGTATCGAACATCACTATCACCGGCTCGAGAATGATTATGAAATTATTGCCGGCGTACTGTTCGGACTGACCATCATTAGTGTTGTGTTGTACCGCTACAGAGAGATTGTACTGAACTACCTGGGTCAGTACATCCCGGCATTGAAGCCGGGCCAAGCTAATGGTGCTGCATCGAAGACTAAGGGTGAAACGAACGTTTAA
- the LOC126567950 gene encoding uncharacterized protein LOC126567950 codes for MGAPPAKKPLVNKNLISLKIVLFLFYGALGCLHPYIQKHMTLTGLNYYESQLVTLIAPLVAILGPLIIAPLVDRLAGRAGASFGKRLRLLAALCMILSVVLYSVLFFVVPRVERQESSRSEVSFACDYDGAIIFQQRCSEERTCYQWKREKIGHLTLTNCSYTCQKPVEFENLNHPYTKGLILPSSTESSLEDEDYDLNDEPLPAPENIRQEPKIQVDNTPIPVPHICEHKGDPEKELCHAYTSAAESLKLATVLRSAVNEENETHSAEWCRYPLDGFSCDIPEKQIIWMKLLTNSSNCTPKVECEVHNPYDDEESVLSESVCMRIVGDPEVTFWSYLVLRSFGDAFLLAVIVLLNAATIIATRETSTGRGDFGRQIVWGAIGWAISYFALGWFLETYYGYVGLALLAALVLLVSSGMPLTPPEMWWHTKCGMVAIPMSAIRRYGPESAGLCLVTLILGTFWAVLDNYEGVLVKTYDIHPPADSYYGEVWSAFVILGALLTIPTLWYAEKIVDFCGHSNILITGITTFIFRFSLLATTEAAWWRVIIDFLYPVTLGLTWLTIVFYMRHIMPRRIITTGQALPVIFHFCLGRFLGALIGMWTNIDDLIVSFQALAISACIISVLYFLLYHLVLAPRCAARLHHEPSASALNITAPEPGNGHTQQQQQQTPLAQPVQTNGSYQPLRIYHNYRGRKGHFRY; via the exons ATGGGTGCGCCACCAGCAAAGAAGCCGTTAGTGAACAAGAATCTTATATCCTTGAAAATTGTGCTCTTCCTGTTCTACGGAG CCCTAGGATGTCTTCATCCATACATCCAGAAGCATATGACCCTGACCGGGTTGAATTACTACGAGTCGCAGCTGGTGACGTTGATTGCACCGTTGGTAGCGATACTGGGACCGTTGATAATTGCACCGCTGGTCGATCGATTGGCAGGACGTGCCGGGGCATCGTTCGGTAAGCGATTGCGCTTGCTGGCTGCACTCTGCATGATTCTATCCGTGGTGCTCTACTCGGTGCTGTTTTTTGTCGTTCCACGTGTGGAACGGCAAGAATCAAGCCGCTCGGAGGTGAGCTTTGCCTGTGACTATGATGGTGCCATCATCTTCCAGCAGCGATGCAGTGAGGAACGCACCTGCTATCAGTGGAAACGCGAGAAG ATTGGCCACCTGACGCTTACGAACTGTTCCTACACCTGCCAGAAACCGGTCGAGTTTGAGAATCTTAACCACCCGTACACGAAAGGACTAATTTTGCCTTCGTCCACCGAAAGTTCGCTGGAGGATGAAGATTACGATCTGAACGATGAACCACTGCCCGCACCGGAGAATATAAGACAGGAGCCGAAAATACAGGTAGACAACACACCGATCCCGGTACCGCACATCTGCGAGCATAAGGGTGATCCGGAGAAGGAACTGTGCCATGCATATACATCGGCAGCCGAATCGTTAAAGCTGGCAACGGTCCTGCGTAGTGCGGTGAATGAGGAGAATGAAACGCACAGTGCTGAGTGGTGTCGCTATCCGCTGGATGGGTTTTCCTGCGATATACCGGAGAAGCAAATCATCTGGATGAAGTTGTTGACCAACTCGTCCAACTGTACGCCGAAGGTTGAGTGTGAGGTGCACAATCCTTACGATGATGAGGAGAGCGTTCTTTCCGAGAGTGTATGCATGAGA ATTGTTGGAGATCCTGAGGTAACTTTCTGGTCGTATCTCGTCCTGAGATCGTTCGGAGATGCATTCCTGCTTGCCGTTATTGTACTGCTGAATGCGGCCACCATCATTGCAACACGCGAAACTTCAACCGGTCGGGGTGACTTCGGTCGACAGATTGTCTGGGGTGCGATTGGGTGGGCGATTTCGTACTTTGCTCTTGGATGGTTCCTCGAGACGTACTACGGATACGTTGGTTTGGCACTGTTGGCCGCTTTGGTGCTGCTGGTATCATCCGGTATGCCTCTAACACCGCCCGAGATGTGGTGGCACACTAAGTGCGGTATGGTCGCTATCCCAATGTCCGCTATTCGTCGGTACGGTCCCGAGTCGGCCGGCCTCTGTTTGGTCACGTTGATCCTCGGTACCTTCTGGGCCGTTCTCGATAACTACGAAGGTGTGCTGGTGAAGACGTACGACATACATCCACCGGCGGACAGTTACTATGGTGAGGTGTGGAGCGCTTTCGTCATACTCGGCGCATTGCTCACCATCCCGACCCTGTGGTACGCGGAGAAGATTGTCGATTTCTGTGGCCACTCCAACATTCTGATTACCGGCATTACGACGTTCATTTTCCGCTTTTCACTGCTCGCTACGACGGAAGCGGCATGGTGGCGTGTGATTATCGATTTCCTGTACCCAGTCACGCTCGGACTTACCTGGCTGACGATCGTGTTCTACATGCGTCACATTATGCCGCGCCGTATCATCACCACCGGTCAGGCATTGCCCGTCATCTTCCATTTCTGTCTTGGCCGCTTTCTCGGTGCACTGATCGGCATGTGGACGAACATTGATGATCTGATCGTTAGCTTCCAGGCGCTAGCGATCAGCGCTTGTATTATCTCCGTGCTGTACTTCTTGCTGTACCATCTCGTGCTTGCTCCACGTTGTGCCGCTCGGCTGCATCACGAACCGTCTGCATCGGCCCTGAACATTACGGCGCCTGAGCCGGGCAATGGACAtacccagcaacagcagcagcagacaccACTGGCACAACCCGTCCAGACAAATGGTAGCTACCAGCCACTCCGGATCTATCACAACTACCGTGGACGGAAGGGTCACTTCCGCTACTAA
- the LOC126567548 gene encoding LOW QUALITY PROTEIN: putative mediator of RNA polymerase II transcription subunit 26 (The sequence of the model RefSeq protein was modified relative to this genomic sequence to represent the inferred CDS: inserted 1 base in 1 codon) — MPAEYYDEDGFRLAFDNETPIDQKHFFMRTFPTVNKIVERRVHCTSCDVHIGTAPVSEAIIRMHPVLRVTHCRSCHAFYNSGEFDKGEDGSELYCRWCGQGGEVYCCSNCPYVFCKKCITRNLSRSCVQDIVQNENWHCFSCAPHVLWTLQAHHWALENFIEKQKKEIKTQQLSSSAINVLMKQDRTYCCLGKGLGRMKGNSSNSSSSSTSVAKKVAAKRAYGDSAAKRKSSQDSNKSQAIQSAESVPQLAQSILSHSHLKGDMVPSPSNASISGTPSTSGRVGAGSNISKKQTKSVSFDDIQPHVGGPPAKKKRPGNDEVVCTPDIMSMLSDENPSTSSPAPVRPPIVSVGTKPMVPIAPKPTAYGNNAIGGVPSSPGFPGGPIGTGTPTKTTIPKQKAILHQTMPRNIAVSVPGGRASMGNPAGQPEGIVIQEPVTHTVRVPSQAGQRQTNAPAPLYTTFEGFRIDLQTASQQGTYRLPNGKVIVVRRQAPDGAAGADASAKQSQQVPSVPPGGLTPIPTARLLLNNALSQQQHQQPVVPAIIRNGQDQQLRRMQQQQQQMQKQQMHQQRFQFDQQQQIQLQQTHQQQYTKHLQRIQQQQLLLQQQQPRIVQQMSPGNVGGRLQRPPMYTSTSTVPRQPPMSVGAAVKGTPDSTQSDLTNIHPYSIVNVLTALVNRPHENTELGNAQKDFEKAMLAGAEVCKHILAKIASLAETKSHTNVRNLRDVKELFIHMSYLVTYGIGRFKTLHERCVNDVKKMGFTEESDFVMMSDRIDNSTSAPADSQEDDRETPDAQNEEDDDDDDCKIIEQQHTIIEVDSDDDEPAKEEEKPSEEVSATDKSIVATGNQSTDTTNSITVGEIKVTWSLVDEQPSKAAENNDASTASSNSVTTTTGEGEKGDGAADQSDQSVGERENLVEEDVVAASDTSAGDEKNSEDGAEMDDNSSGSQENQEFDKSAEDKNEQVELIEISDKEVSELLGIHTSNDEEASRQNSDPSEQTVEPMEVTDSDDEAARTEKSQNTSVVSGSNGGETIANDKAAGMNKLFEDTVKKSKVEMEENETASKADDGEADPSAQQKDTQGSHNDTSLLDELEHSSKGSSSEILNLMDAADDSYHSDSSDMQFTADFIIQEVNEEAKSKREATVTSTCAEEEDGADKSPPDTELNSPTATDSDGPEPHCTKPRKENEEAEAIEVLDSSEEGDSSKNTTLGDDDEPKDAPVAKIVEETFFSASSPRKDQTVDPVVEEQVTNPAQKLADDDTEALNSNVESCKSKLPKDSEQKEKEMKKDEDKQGKEEGEKENKEEGKKENEDKIEEIEEVVDKETKKDDKMKTEFEEKEEIAVELNSKDRTDKDKEDESLCESSEQQNDSDSVAVPKDTVEISSSSEDGCEQEICANGEEDTSQISSKNDKDVEPMEVDSVAQHSSDNVPEQEDKDQTMKVADEEVKDFQFETEEPDSSIEKNANEIEEKVSMSEEGTDVPQVEVLSEESSHAGNDSEKAVNNDEAKQKISEEKEAKSSNEKPSHDSSNPEKIASSHTTTEEAADQQREDKLSKNPAEDLPASSSTGIVSSEXNEKATNIETDTTTNPADTTEQRKEDKKDTPMEVDSTDNLDSKQNDL, encoded by the exons ATGCCAGCCGAATATTACGATGAAGATG GATTTCGTTTGGCGTTTGATAATGAAACTCCGATCGACCAAAAGCATTTCTTCATGCGCACCTTCCCCACAGTCAACAAAATCGTCGAACGCCGGGTCCACTGTACGTCGTGTGATGTGCACATCGGCACGGCACCGGTCTCGGAAGCGATCATACGTATGCATCCGGTGCTGCGTGTAACGCACTGCCGCAGCTGTCATGCCTTCTACAACAGTGGCGAATTCGATAAGGGAGAGGATGGTAGCGAGCTGTACTGCCGCTGGTGTGGCCAGGGCGGTGAGGTGTACTGCTGCTCCAACTGTCCGTACGTGTTCTGCAAGAAGTGCATCACGCGCAACTTGTCCCGGAGCTGTGTGCAGGACATTGTGCAGAATGAGAACTGGCACTGCTTTAGCTGTGCGCCGCACGTGCTGTGGACTCTGCAGGCTCATCACTGGGCGCTGGAGAACTTTAtcgaaaagcagaaaaa GGAGATTAAAACCCAGCAGCTGTCAAGCAGCGCCATTAACGTACTGATGAAACAGGACCGTACGTACTGCTGCCTGGGTAAAGGGCTCGGCCGGATGAAAGGTAACAGCAgtaacagtagcagcagtagtacgtCCGTAGCGAAGAAAGTAGCAGCAAAACGTGCGTACGGTGACTCGGCTGCGAAAAGGAAATCGTCGCAAGATAGCAACAAATCGCAAGCGATCCAATCCGCCGAATCTGTACCGCAGCTAGCCCAATCCATTCTAAGCCATTCGCATTTAAAAGGCGATATGGTGCCGTCGCCCTCAAATGCTTCCATATCGGGGACACCTTCCACATCCGGAAGGGTTGGGGCCGGTAGTAACATttcgaaaaagcaaacaaaatcggTCTCATTTGACGATATCCAACCACACGTTGGTGGACCTCCGGCAAAGAAAAAGCGTCCCGGAAATGATGAAGTCGTTTGCACACCGGACATAATGAGTATGCTGTCGGATGAAAATCCTTCAACTAGTAGCCCTGCTCCGGTACGACCGCCGATAGTATCGGTCGGCACAAAGCCAATGGTTCCGATCGCTCCGAAACCTACGGCGTATGGTAATAATGCGATTGGCGGTGTTCCTTCGTCGCCAGGCTTCCCTGGAGGACCGATCGGTACGGGCACACCGACGAAGACCACCATACCGAAGCAGAAAGCCATCCTGCATCAGACGATGCCACGCAATATAGCCGTTAGCGTACCCGGAGGTCGAGCGTCGATGGGAAATCCCGCCGGACAACCGGAGGGTATTGTCATTCAGGAACCGGTAACGCATACCGTACGCGTTCCGTCGCAGGCCGGTCAAAGACAGACCAATGCTCCTGCACCGCTGTACACTACTTTCGAAGGCTTTCGTATCGATTTGCAAACGGCTTCCCAGCAGGGCACGTACCGATTGCCGAACGGGAAGGTAATAGTTGTACGTAGACAAGCTCCGGATGGTGCAGCTGGTGCGGACGCGTCGGCTAAACAATCGCAACAGGTACCTTCGGTACCGCCCGGTGGCCTAACTCCAATCCCAACTGCCCGTTTGCTGCTGAACAATGCACTatcgcaacagcaacatcagcaaccaGTCGTACCGGCGATCATTAGAAACGGACAGGATCAGCAGTTGAGAcgcatgcagcagcagcagcagcaaatgcaaaagcaacaaatgcATCAACAGCGCTTCCAGTTcgaccaacagcagcagattcAGCTACAGCAAACCCATCAGCAACAGTATACCAAGCATCTGCAGCGtatacaacagcagcaattgctgttgcagcaacaacagccacGAATAGTTCAGCAGATGTCCCCAGGAAACGTTGGTGGGCGTTTGCAACGTCCGCCGATGTATACGAGCACCAGCACCGTACCGAGGCAACCACCGATGAGTGTCGGAGCTGCCGTAAAGGGGACACCAGACTCTACCCAGTCCGATCTGACGAACATTCATCCCTACTCGATCGTTAATGTGCTGACTGCGCTCGTTAACAGACCGCACGAAAATACCGAGCTTGGCAACGCACAGAAAGACTTCGAAAAGGCGATGCTGGCCGGTGCGGAAGTTTGTAAACACATACTAGCCAAGATTGCTTCACTGGCGGAAACCAAATCGCACACCAATGTACGGAATTTACGTGACGTGAAGGAACTCTTCATCCACATGTCTTACCTTGTGACGTATGGTATCGGGCGCTTCAAAACCCTACACGAACGTTGCGTGAACGATGTGAAGAAGATGGGCTTTACGGAAGAATCGGACTTTGTGATGATGAGCGATCGAATCGACAATAGTACGTCGGCACCGGCAGACAGTCAGGAGGATGATCGGGAAACACCCGACGCACAGaacgaagaagatgatgatgatgatgattgtaaaATTATCGAGCAACAGCATACGATTATTGAGGTCGAttcggatgatgatgagccggccaaagaggaggaaaaacccagtgAGGAAGTTTCCGCTACTGATAAGTCGATAGTTGCGACGGGGAACCAGAGTACGGATACAACCAACTCCATTACGGTGGGAGAAATTAAGGTAACATGGAGTCTGGTGGATGAGCAACCGTCGAAGGCAGCAGAGAATAATGATGCGTCAACGGCGAGTAGCAACAGCGTAACGACTACGACCGGGGAAGGCGAGAAAGGGGATGGTGCAGCAGATCAGAGTGATCAGTCGGTAGGTGAGCGAGAAAATTTGGTTGAGGAAGATGTAGTTGCTGCTAGTGATACATCCGCTGGCGATGAGAAGAATTCTGAGGATGGTGCAGAGATGGACGACAATAGCTCAG GTTCACAAGAAAACCAAGAATTCGATAAAAGCGCAGAAGATAAAAACGAGCAGGTGGAACTAATAGAAATTTCCGATAAAGAAGTCTCAGAGCTGTTGGGCATCCACACAAGCAACGATGAAGAAGCATCGAGGCAAAATTCTGACCCATCGGAGCAGACGGTGGAACCGATGGAAGTTACGGATTCGGATGATGAAGCTGCACGTACGGAAAAGTCCCAAAACACTTCAGTTGTATCTGGAAGCAATGGTGGTGAAACTATTGCTAATGACAAAGCCGCTGGTATGAATAAGCTCTTTGAAGATAcagttaaaaaatctaaagTCGAAATGGAAGAGAATGAAACTGCGAGCAAAGCTGATGACGGTGAAGCCGATCCAAGCGCACAGCAAAAAGACACTCAGGGTTCGCATAATGACACCTCGCTACTCGATGAGCTGGAACATTCGTCCAAGGGAAGTAGTAGTGAAATTCTAAACCTGATGGATGCGGCCGACGATAGCTACCATAGCGATAGTTCCGATATGCAATTTACCGCCGATTTCATCATACAGGAAGTGAATGAAGAAGCAAAATCGAAACGTGAAGCGACTGTTACGAGCACTTGTGCGGAGGAGGAGGATGGTGCAGATAAATCACCACCCGACACAGAGTTGAACAGTCCAACTGCGACGGATTCTGATGGACCGGAGCCTCACTGTACGAAACCGCGTAAGGAGAATGAAGAAGCTGAAGCTATCGAAGTGCTTGATAGCAGTGAGGAAGGTGATAGCAGCAAGAACACAACGCTAGGTGATGACGATGAGCCAAAAGATGCACCTGTAGCAAAAATCGTTGAGGAaacgtttttttctgcttcttccccGAGAAAAGATCAAACTGTTGATCCCGTTGTCGAGGAACAGGTCACCAATCCAGCACAAAAATTAGCTGACGATGATACTGAGGCGTTAAATAGTAATGTAGAGAGTTGTAAAAGTAAGTTACCGAAAGATagcgagcaaaaagaaaaagaaatgaagaaGGATGAAGATAAGCAAGGAAAGGAggagggagaaaaagaaaataaggaagaaggtaagaaagaaaacgaagatAAAATAGAGGAAATAGAAGAAGTAGTAgacaaagaaacaaagaaagatGATAAGATGAAGACGGAAttcgaagaaaaggaagaaatcgCAGTTGAACTCAATTCAAAAGATCGTACAGATAAGGATAAAGAG GATGAATCTCTTTGTGAATCCAGTGAACAGCAGAATGATTCTGACAGCGTTGCAGTTCCTAAAGATACCGTTGAGATATCATCTTCTAGTGAGGATGGTTGTGAGCAAGAGATCTGTGCAAATGGAGAAGAAGATACATCTCAAATATCTTcaaaaaatgataaagatGTAGAACCAATGGAGGTGGATAGTGTGGCACAGCACTCATCAGATAATGTTCCTGAACAGGAAGATAAAGATCAAACCATGAAAGTCGCTGATGAAGAAGTGAAAGACTTTCAATTTGAAACTGAGGAACCGGATAGTTCGATTGAGAAGAATGCGAACGAGATTGAAGAGAAAGTTTCTATGAGTGAGGAAGGGACAGATGTCCCACAAGTTGAGGTACTATCGGAAGAATCATCTCACGCAGGAAATGATTCCGAAAAGGCTGTTAATAATGATGAGGCAAAGCAAAAGataagcgaagaaaaagaagcgaaatcGTCCAATGAGAAGCCGTCGCACGATAGTTCAAATCCAGAGAAAATAGCTTCAAGCCATACTACTACAGAAGAAGCTGCTGATCAACAACGAGAAGATAAGCTCAGTAAGAATCCAGCGGAAGACTTACCTGCTAGTTCAAGCACAGGTATAGTTAGTTCCG TGAATGAAAAGGCGACAAACATAGAAACAGATACTACTACTAACCCTGCCGACACTACAGAACAGCGCAAAGAAGATAAGAAGGATACACCGATGGAAGTAGATTCAACCGATAATTTAGATTCGAAGCAAAATGATCTTTAG